A region of Gracilinanus agilis isolate LMUSP501 chromosome 3, AgileGrace, whole genome shotgun sequence DNA encodes the following proteins:
- the LOC123241145 gene encoding olfactory receptor 52D1-like has product MSSKIGSFALLEPNHTSTQPLAFLLTGVPGLEAVHVWISIPFFLMYLLAVVGNALVMVVVAGDRNLHEPMYLFLAMLALNDIILCTVTVPKMLVIFWKGPTTSTFAACLTQMFFVHALFLSESAVLLAMAYDRYVAICTPLHYTSLLTTSIIGKMGLVLVARSVVVVIPGVLLILRLPFCRTNVIPHTYCENMGIAKLACASITLNSVYGLTAAFLTTGLDFILIAVSYGLIFRAILGLSSGEARAKAFGTCGTHICVILVFYTLAFFSFFTHRFGPHVPHHAHILLANLYLLVPPTMNPIVYGVRTTEIRVRVLGLFHLTKSC; this is encoded by the exons ATGTCTTCAA AAATTGGTTCTTTTGCTCTCCTGGAACCCAATCACACTTCCACTCAGCCTTTGGCCTTCCTGCTCACTGGTGTGCCAGGGCTGGAGGCAGTCCATGTGTGGATCTCCATCCCCTTTTTCCTCATGTATCTTCTGGCTGTGGTGGGTAATGCgctggtgatggtggtggtagctGGGGACCGGAATCTCCATGAACCCATGTACCTCTTCTTGGCTATGTTGGCACTCAATGATATCATCCTCTGCACAGTCACTGTCCCCAAAATGCTTGTTATCTTCTGGAAGGGTCCAACTACATCTACTTTTGCAGCCTGCCTCACTCAGATGTTCTTTGTTCACGCTTTGTTCCTCTCAGAGTCAGCTGTACTCCTTGCCATGGCTTATGACCGCTACGTTGCCATCTGTACCCCTCTCCACTATACTTCGCTACTCACTACTTCTATCATTGGAAAGATGGGGTTGGTCCTAGTGGCTCGGAGTGTGGTTGTGGTTATTCCTGGTGTCCTCCTCATCCTCCGCCTGCCATTTTGCCGGACCAATGTCATCCCTCACACCTACTGTGAGAACATGGGCATAGCCAAGCTGGCCTGTGCCAGTATCACACTCAATAGTGTCTATGGACTTACAGCAGCATTCCTTACCACAGGCCTGGACTTCATCCTCATTGCTGTCTCCTACGGGCTAATCTTCAGAGCAATATTGGGACTGTCCTCAGGTGAAGCCCGGGCAAAGGCCTTTGGAACATGTGGGACACATATTTGTGTTATCCTCGTTTTCTACACCTtggccttcttttctttcttcactcaCCGCTTTGGTCCCCATGTTCCCCATCATGCCCACATCCTTCTTGCCAACCTTTATCTGCTGGTGCCCCCTACGATGAACCCCATTGTCTATGGGGTGAGGACCACAGAGATACGAGTGCGAGTACTAGGACTTTTCCACCTTACAAAATCTTGTTAA
- the LOC123238704 gene encoding olfactory receptor 52K2-like, which translates to MTFSNKTNLHPSTFILIGIPGLETAHIWISIPFCLVYILALLGNFALLFIIKTDPSLHEPMYLFLCMLAVADLIVCTTAIPKLLSLFWFRDREIRFEACLTQVFLIHSCSTMESGFFLAMAFDRYVAICKPLRHSAILTHTVIGSMGLAIIFRGAVLLSPHPFLLRWLPYCKTNIISHTYCEFMALIKLACAETRIRRAYSLIVAFLTGGLDFILIICSYIFILHTVFQLPSKDARLKTLGTCGSHVCVILVSYTPAFFSFLTHRFGHHVAPHVHIFVANIYLLVPPMVNPIIYGVRTKRIRERILKVFNPLKA; encoded by the coding sequence ATGACATTCTCTAACAAGACCAATCTTCATCCTTCCACTTTCATTCTTATTGGAATTCCAGGACTAGAGACGGCTCACATCTGGATTTCCATCCCTTTCTGCCTGGTGTACATATTGGCTCTACTGGGAAACTTTGCCTTGCTTTTTATCATCAAAACTGACCCAAGCCTTCATGAGCCCATGTACCTCTTCCTGTGCATGTTGGCTGTGGCAGACCTGATTGTGTGTACCACTGCTATACCCAAGCTTCTCAGCCTCTTCTGGTTCAGAGACAGGGAAATCCGGTTTGAAGCTTGCCTCACACAAGTATTTTTGATTCATTCCTGCTCCACAATGGAATCTGGTTTCTTTCTGGCCATGGCCTTTGACCGCTATGTGGCCATATGTAAACCTCTTAGACATTCGGCAATCCTGACCCACACAGTCATTGGGAGCATGGGGTTGGCTATTATTTTCCGTGGAGCTGTGCTACTTAGTCCTCACCCCTTTCTACTCAGATGGCTTCCCTACTGTAAAACTAATATCATCTCTCATACCTACTGTGAGTTTATGGCCTTGATCAAGCTGGCCTGTGCAGAGACTAGAATACGGAGAGCTTATAGCCTAATTGTTGCATTCCTTACTGGAGGACTGGATTTCATACTAATCATCTGTTCCTACATTTTCATTCTCCATACTGTCTTCCAGCTGCCTTCTAAGGATGCACGTCTCAAAACCCTGGGGACCTGTGGATCTCATGTTTGTGTCATATTAGTTTCCTACACCCCAgcctttttctcattcctcacACACAGATTTGGACACCATGTTGCTCCTCATGTCCACATTTTTGTGGCTAACATCTACCTGCTGGTTCCACCTATGGTAAATCCTATTATCTATGGGGTAAGGACAAAGAGAATCCGAGAGAGAATCCTCAAAGTCTTTAATCCCCTAAAGGCCTGA